The genomic DNA CGCTCCGAACACGGTGCTGTTCGAGCCCACCCCGCGCCTCAAGATCGTGGGCGGCCGCCTGGCCGCGCATGCGGACGCGAGTGTGATGTGCGACGTCACCGCGCTCGACGGAGCCGAGGCCGAGAGCCTCTACTTCGGCGGCCTCGCGACGAAGAGGCAGCGCGCCGTCGGGCCCGTGGCCTTCTACTCCTGCAGCGGCACCGCCTTCGACGGCATCGAGGCCTCGGGCACCGACGTCGTGGAAGAGCGCGCGTTCGTCGCCCCGCAAAAACCCCTCAAGCTACGCGGCACGCATGAAGTTCCGCACGCGGGCACCGACCTGAGCCGCGCGTCCGTCATCGTGGGGGCCGGCCGCGGTTTCGCCCACGAGGAGGACTTGGAGCTGGCGCGCAGCCTGGCCTCGGCCGTCCACGGCGAGCTGGCCTGCTCGCGCCCGCTCGCGGAGAACGAGAAGTGGCTGCCCAAGAACACCTACCTGGGCGTTTCGGGCCGCATGGTGTCGCCGAAGGTGTACTTCGCCGTCGGCATCTCGGGCCAGATGCAGCATATGATAGGCGTGCACAACGCCGATGTCGTCGTAGCCGTGAACAAGGATCAAAACGCGCCGGTGTTCGCCCAGGCAGACTACGGCCTCGTGGCCGATCTGCACGAAGCGCTGCCGGCCCTCGTCGAGAAGCTCTCCTAAGCGACCCGACCGACTGAAAGGCTGATTCCATGTCCGATGATCAGTTCGACGCGATCGTCGTCGGCGCCGGGTGCGCCGGCGCGGTCGCAGCCTACCGGCTGGCCTCCGCGGGCCGTTCCGTTCTCGTAGTGGAACGCGGCAACTACGCCGGCGCCAAGAACATGACCGGCGGGCGCATCTACACGCATGCGCTCGCCCGCGTGTTCCCCGACTTCGAGGGAAGCGCTCCCCTGCAACGGCGCATCACGCACGAGAAGATATCGATGGCCGCCCCCGATGCCCTGTTCACCATGGACTTCACGGCCGACGAGCTGCGCGAGTCGGGCAAGGACTCCTACGCGGTGCTGCGCGGACCCTTCGACCAGTGGCTGGCCGAGCGGGCCGAGGAGGCGGGAGCCGACTTCATCTACGGCATCGCCGTGGAGGACCTCATCGTGCGCGACGGGCGGGTATGCGGCGTCGTCGCAGGCGGCGACGAGGTGGAAGCGCGCATCACCGTCTTGGCAGACGGAGCGAACTCCCTGCTCGCCCAGAAGGCGGGACTCGCCGACGACGTCCCCCTTCCCTGCCAGATGGCCGTGGGCGCGAAGGAGACCATCGCGCTTCCGCCGTCGGTCATCGAAGACCGGTTCCTGTGCGCGCCGGGCGAAGGCGCAGCATGGATGTTCGCCGGCGACTGCACGAAAGGGCGCGTGGGAGGCGGGTTCCTGTACACGAACGACGACTCGATCTCGCTCGGCCTCGTGGCAACGCTGTCGGATCTGGCCGCGGGCGACGTGCCCATCTACCAGATGCTGGAGGACTTCAAGCAGCGCGCCGACATCGCCCCGCTGGTCAAGGGCGGCGAGCTGGTGGAGTACTCCGGGCACCTCGTGCCCGAAGGCGGCCTCGCCATGGTTCCGCGCCTGTACGGCGACGGCGTGCTGGTGTGCGGCGACGCGGCCATGCTGTGCATGAACCTGGGGTACTCGGTGCGCGGCATGGACTTCGCCGTCAGCTCGGGCGACCTCGCGGCCGACGCCGTCATGCGCGCGCTCGAGGCCGACGACGTGTCGGCCGCGCAGCTGGCCGCCTACGAGCAGCTGCTCGACGGCTGCTACGTCCTGCAGGACCTCAAGCGCTTCCGCCGCTTCCCGCGCTATATGGAAGAGACGACGCGCATCTTCAACGAGTACCCGGCCATGGCCCGCGACATCATGCTCAACCTGTTCAAGGTGGACGGGCATCCTCAGGCGCGCATCAAAGACAAACTTCTGGGCCCGCTCAAGCGCGTGGGGCTGTGGCGGGTGGCGCAGGACGGCAGGAAGGGGATGAAGGCCTTATGAACGATCCGGTCATCAGCGTGAACGTGGACGCCAAGCTGGCGCTCAACAAGTACAACGTGGACGAGGGGCACGCGCACATCGCGCTTTCGGACGATGCGGACCGCGCGGAGTTCCGCAAGCTCGTGCTGGCCTGCCCCGCCGCGCTGTACAAGATCGACGAGGACGGCGGCCTGTCGTTCGACTATGCCGGCTGCCTCGAGTGCGGCACCTGCCGCATCCTGTGCAGCAGAACCATCGTCGAGCGATGGGAGTACCCCCAGCCCACCATGGGCGTGGAATATCGGTACGGGTGAAGACGCCCCCTGTCGCCATGCCGGCCAGCACGCGGGGCGGCATGGCGGGGCAATACCCTCACATCCTCCTTTTTGTGTAACGGCGCGCGCTTCATTCCCCCGTATAATAGAAGCGGTGTTCGACGCGGCGCACGATCCCAGGGGGCTACCGATGAACCTTTCGCAGCTGTACTACTTCCGCAAGCTCGCAGAGCTGCAGCATTACGCCAAGGCAGCGAAAGAGCTCTACATCACGCAGCCTTCCCTGTCGAACGCCATCAGCTCGCTCGAACAGGAGCTGGGCGTGTCGCTGTTCCAGAAGACGGGACGCAACATCCATCTCACGAAGTACGGCGCCGAGTTCCTCGCCTACGTGAACAAGGGCCTCGAGCAGATAGACAAGGGCATCGCCATCATGAAGAACTACGCCGGCACGGGCGACGGCGGCAAGATCGACCTCGGCTGCATCATCACCGTGCAGACCGACTTCATCCCCAAGCTGCTCAACGGCTACAAGGCCGCTGCCGGAGGCGTCGCGTTCAACGTGCGCGAGGACACCTCGATACCCCTCGTGAAGGATCTGCTGAGCGGCTGCTACGACGTGGTGTTCTGCGCCAAGGGCAACGAGGATCCCGACCTCGCCTACGTGCCCGTGCTCACGCAGAAGGTGGTCGTGGCCATGAGCTCCGATTGCCCGCTGGTGGAGAAAGAGTTCGTCACCCCGACCGACCTGCTGGAGCAGCACCTCATCACGTACGTCGACACCATCCCGCTGGGACGCGCCGTCAGGCGTATGCTCGACGAGTGCGGCATCAAGAACGTGGAGTACAGCTACCTCGACGAGTCCATCCTGGCCGGATTCGCGGCCAACGGCGTGGAGGCGGCCGTCATGCTGGACACCTTCCTGCTGCGCAGCGTGGACGACGTGGTGGTGAGGCCCTTCTACCCGAGCGCCCTCGATCGGCGCAGCTGCCACCACCGCGTGTACATGGCCTACAGCACGAAGAACTACCACCCGTACCGCGTCGACCACTTCATCCAGCACGTCATCGAGACGAAGGCGCTCAAGCCCGATCCGAACGCCTGCTACATCGACTGATCCCGACCCCTTTGGAGGATTGCCATGGCAGCCGCAGACCCCGCCGCCTTAAGCCCCACGCGCACGCGCGCCACCTGGAAGCCCGGCGTGTCAGACGAGCCGCTGCCCTTCTACGGCTGCGACGGATGCTCGGCGGCGTTCATCGGCATCGACGGCGGCGAGGGCCCGCGGCTCTCGGGCGGCGGGAGGCGGCCCACCATCGAGCTGCCCTACGCACCGGCGCCCGATCCTGCCGCTTGCGGCGGTTTCCTCGAGCGCCTCCCGGCGGCCAGCGCTGCGGACTGCGCCGATTCGATCGAACTTTCCTACGACGTGGTGGGAGGCTTCGACGCGAACGCGCTCAGGGTGTTCTGGAAGGTGCGCGAAGCCGGCTGCGAACCGCGCTGGTTCGCGCTCAAGGCGTTCACGGGAATGCAGCTGAAGTACGTGCTGCCAGGCAAGCGGGCGCCTATCGTGTTCGCGCTGGGCGACGAGGACGCTTACGCCTACTGCGACGAGGATCCCTGCGTCGGCTGCACGTTCCGCTGCAAGCGCGGCTTCGAGCTGTACGCCTACGTCGAAAAGATCGGGCTCGTCGCGCAGAGCGTGCACCGCGAGGCCGTCACGCGCTAAGCGACACCCCCTCCGCCCGATCAGGCCGGAAACCCAGGTCGATCCCAGCGCCTTCGGCGTCGAATCCCTTCACGAAGTCGATGAACGACTGCACGGCCGCGGTCTTGGCGTGCTTCGCGTTGACGGCCAGGTACACCCAGTAGAAGTCGGGGCGCACGCCCTCGAGCGGCACCGTCGTTATGTTCGAGAACACCTTGAGGCCGATGGAGTTCAGCATGAGCGCGGCCAAGCCGCCGTCCACCGACAGGGCGGACGCCATGGTGATGTCGTCGTCGTAGAGCGCCTCGACGCCCTCGAGCGGGCTCTGCTCCAAGATGCGCTGCACCGCCTCCCCGATGGGAGTGCCCCGCCGGTACGTGATCAGGCGCTGGCCGCACAGCTCTTCCAGCGCGATCGAAGAGCGGCCCGCCAGCGGATGGTCCGCGCGCACGCCCAGCTCCAAACTGCGGTTCAGCACGGGGAAGTACTCGATGTCGGGCTCGCGGTCGCGCCGTCCGCAGAAGGCGACGTCGAGCGTCTCGTTGTGCAGGCTCTGCGTGAGGTAGTTCGTGAACGCCTGGTACGTCTCGATGCGAACCTCGTCGCC from Eggerthella lenta DSM 2243 includes the following:
- a CDS encoding electron transfer flavoprotein subunit alpha/FixB family protein — its product is MKAFVIAETADAQKELCAGARTLADEVLLVSIGSAPRTGVADKAYAVELPQGELVENAYDAVAALYDEVAPNTVLFEPTPRLKIVGGRLAAHADASVMCDVTALDGAEAESLYFGGLATKRQRAVGPVAFYSCSGTAFDGIEASGTDVVEERAFVAPQKPLKLRGTHEVPHAGTDLSRASVIVGAGRGFAHEEDLELARSLASAVHGELACSRPLAENEKWLPKNTYLGVSGRMVSPKVYFAVGISGQMQHMIGVHNADVVVAVNKDQNAPVFAQADYGLVADLHEALPALVEKLS
- a CDS encoding FAD-dependent oxidoreductase, with translation MSDDQFDAIVVGAGCAGAVAAYRLASAGRSVLVVERGNYAGAKNMTGGRIYTHALARVFPDFEGSAPLQRRITHEKISMAAPDALFTMDFTADELRESGKDSYAVLRGPFDQWLAERAEEAGADFIYGIAVEDLIVRDGRVCGVVAGGDEVEARITVLADGANSLLAQKAGLADDVPLPCQMAVGAKETIALPPSVIEDRFLCAPGEGAAWMFAGDCTKGRVGGGFLYTNDDSISLGLVATLSDLAAGDVPIYQMLEDFKQRADIAPLVKGGELVEYSGHLVPEGGLAMVPRLYGDGVLVCGDAAMLCMNLGYSVRGMDFAVSSGDLAADAVMRALEADDVSAAQLAAYEQLLDGCYVLQDLKRFRRFPRYMEETTRIFNEYPAMARDIMLNLFKVDGHPQARIKDKLLGPLKRVGLWRVAQDGRKGMKAL
- a CDS encoding ferredoxin ydiT, which encodes MNDPVISVNVDAKLALNKYNVDEGHAHIALSDDADRAEFRKLVLACPAALYKIDEDGGLSFDYAGCLECGTCRILCSRTIVERWEYPQPTMGVEYRYG
- a CDS encoding LysR family transcriptional regulator encodes the protein MNLSQLYYFRKLAELQHYAKAAKELYITQPSLSNAISSLEQELGVSLFQKTGRNIHLTKYGAEFLAYVNKGLEQIDKGIAIMKNYAGTGDGGKIDLGCIITVQTDFIPKLLNGYKAAAGGVAFNVREDTSIPLVKDLLSGCYDVVFCAKGNEDPDLAYVPVLTQKVVVAMSSDCPLVEKEFVTPTDLLEQHLITYVDTIPLGRAVRRMLDECGIKNVEYSYLDESILAGFAANGVEAAVMLDTFLLRSVDDVVVRPFYPSALDRRSCHHRVYMAYSTKNYHPYRVDHFIQHVIETKALKPDPNACYID
- a CDS encoding LysR family transcriptional regulator, whose protein sequence is MNLSQLYYFKKLAELQHYTRAAKELYIAQPTLSDAISSLEKELGVALFCRDGRSVKLTSNGSEFYRYVSDSLRSLDDGIDAMNRRKTQLGGTVSLGATFTVQDDYLPTLLKAYREHVGDEVRIETYQAFTNYLTQSLHNETLDVAFCGRRDREPDIEYFPVLNRSLELGVRADHPLAGRSSIALEELCGQRLITYRRGTPIGEAVQRILEQSPLEGVEALYDDDITMASALSVDGGLAALMLNSIGLKVFSNITTVPLEGVRPDFYWVYLAVNAKHAKTAAVQSFIDFVKGFDAEGAGIDLGFRPDRAEGVSLSA